GCCTCCCTTTGCCAGGTCTCAAGATGAGTAGAAACTCACCCTGGGAAATATTGGGCCATTTCTTAAAACCATTTTATTTCCTTCGCCAATTATCTAGGTTGTGTTGCTTCGTTTTGTCATCAATCTGGGGGTCGACTTATGCATTTAAAAAGGCTAATTCTGCTatcaacaaaagaatttgGCATGGAACCAAAATGTTCATGCAATGTCTCTGTTTGTATTGTTGAATAAACTCTCTGAAGTCACTTTTAGGCCTTGCAGCACCATATATGAAAATCTTGTGTAATGCAGTCACCATCTTGGTCTAGTTAGGACTCAAATGACTAGAACAGGAGCACGCCTTTAAAGTATGGAAGTCTGCTCCTAGTCCCATATTTTCcagaaaaaatgagaaatctAAGATGTCTTAAAAGattatttggagaaaattttcaattctaaCGTATCGACTTGATTTTCTGCAGGTATGCCCATGTACATAGTAGTTCCCCATGAACGTGTGGGATTACTGGtattttgcaaagttgaagAATATACTATATCATAGTAAAGGAACACTGAGAAtcctcattttcttttggCCATTTAAGCAATTGTTGAGCTATGTGAATCAGTCCCTGCCAGAAAGGAGTGATTAGCGAATTCTATATTTGTACTTATGTGCATTGTATTAAAGGAACTGTTTATAACAACAATCCCCATGGAGACTGCAGTGCGCCACACTCTAATTATTCGATTTGTGCACTGTGCTATGCCCCATCTCTTGTTTGAAGCTACTATGGCTTTTCCCTTTCTCTCCAGACCTCAAATTTCCCTCTTCCAGTTTTGCACTAGTAGCCTTAGAGGGCAAAAGTTTTTTGATTACGGTCGGAAAGACACTGGTCTTGCAAGAAACCAATGACGTGTACATAAATCGGGTGTACTGTATATGGATACTTAAGCTACATCCAAGATCTTCCCGAGTTGGAACCCACCGCTTGGATGTACTGTTTATGGATACTTAAGCTACATCCAAGATCTGTCCTTGTGTAAGAGTACAGATAAATTTGCGCAACATCCCTTTGTTCCAAGAAGGTATGGTCGTTGTTATGTAATGGAGGCATAAGTATCGACCTATTGCTTTGTGAAAAACTAGCAGGTGGGTGAAGGAAGCTCTACTACTGCTAGCCTGCTCTGGTTCTGTCTGTTGCATTTAGTCAGTTGGGCTTCTGCTTTTCGGGGAAATGAATGATTCAGTTTATTTGTCCTAATATGATTGAATTTCCCGATTACCACTCAATTGCAAGCTCCGATTTGGAATTACATtacaaagggaaaaaattaatttcattccTATTGGGGTTTTAATCATTCATGACAATAGATGAGCAAAGAGGTATATAGTTTTGCAagtgtcttttctttttctcccaaTTTTTCTGTAcgcaaaattttaattaataagatatcgTGTAATACTCATCACGTGATTATCTTAATAATCTGGCCAATTCATTCCATTTCGCTAGTTTCTATTGATAAAGCCGATAAAGATGTAGACTTTGTTGCATACATTTTATCGATATATGaaagaatttcatatattaatcacgTATATACTTCTGTACCGAGTATATTTCAATTACTATTTTCACATGTCAAGTCTTTGATAAAAACCAAGGTATGCATAGAcaataattcaatcaaaatgTGGGTTCACTCTTGGCTACAAGGTGGAAGCCCACCCCCAAGAGCATGGTTCTCCTCTCAGATATCTACAGAACATGCAAACAGATGACCCCATCAACCCTTAATCAATTAACTCCAGCACTTGTACTTCTTTGCAACTATAGTGTCGTTCTTATTACAGGTTCCACTCTTCCTTTTTGACACTGCTAAAGTTAAATCAACTACAATTTCTCTTACATTCCATGGCAATGCCACAAAATTTAAGATGGGATCCATGGTAACGCATACTAAAACAACATATTAAGTTGAATTTAGCAAGATTCCAGATCCTAAAAGCCCGCTTCTTGCCCGAAACTGCTCCATCCTGCAGATTATGCTAAACTATCTCTATGCAAACGACAGTGGAAATATAATCTCATATTGTTGAATGGGATTACACTGTTAAGAGGGAAATGCATATGCTTAAAAGAAACTCCTTACCTGGGATATACTGGTGGACCGCTACACTCGTGCCGCCAAATGTAAGTCCCTGCAATGTGCAAACCTGCGCTTACACAACTTAAAAAGACACAAATTAGTAGGAGAACTTTAGCATACTAAGGTCATACTAGTCAACAAAGCAAATGGACAAGAATGATTATAGCAAGGAAGGAAATTGGGAAAGGTAATGGAAATAGATgatcaaatgaaaaatgaatatataatgaatagcATCCTAGTTTATATTAGCATGCAATCAATCCAACTATACTAGGATCCAACGGGCAGCAAAGAGAAGCCCTATTGATCCCTCTTATTGGAACTATCGTCCCTATGCTGGGTATCTTGATTCTCTATCGAAGGGGATTCTTCATCCGGCCTAATCCCAATGCCTGAACTTTCTGCTGGCCGCAGTGAACCTATGTCCCAGACATCAGATAGTGCACCTAATTCTGGTTCATCAAAGCTGTTAATAGTACTCCATAACTCGGTGGTGGAACTGGACATACCAGCACTGGCTCCAAAACCCGTGCCCCAGAAACTATCTTCCATGACCATACCTTCAATTCCAGATATTGAGAGTTCATGACCACTCTTCTCCTTCATCAAGTCCTCAGGAAAAGAGACGAAATACTCGGGCATGGAGACTGGCTGAGGATCCACAATACCCTTTCCTTTAAGATGCGGATCTATGGTCGCTAGGGTCGGAACTGGTTCAGCCTGCTCTGGGGTACTAATGAAGTCATGCAACATCGCCAATTCATCTTGTGCGATATCTTCAACCTGAAAATGCAAGTTTTCAGTACCAAAATCTGGGTTGTCTCCCGTATCTTGCGAGGTATGAATATCAAGTTGTTTGCCTGTGACTGGAACAGAGTCGAGGGGTGCAAAGGGCATAGTATGGCTACTCCCAAACTCATGCCGGTACCTCACAATCTGCCCCTTGGGGGAACCAGATGATCCTGCTTCATGGGCTTGATGTTTCACAAATTTTCGCGTTGCTCTTGGAGAGGTAATGCCCTTTTGCTCCCCCGTCTCCTGAAGACGAGCTAAAAATGATGGGTTCTGAAAAATTTTCCCCAAGAATGAAACCATCTGCTTCTGCCGTTTCTCTGCTGCCTGGAGCTTCGCATTAACCATTTCCATATGCTGAAAGGTACCACGCTGCTGATGCTGCAACTCAACTACTTCCTGCATCATTGAACTTCTTTCTTTCCTCAGAAGTTCAATTTCACCTTCCATTGCAGCCTTGGCTGCCTCATTGGATGACCCAGACGAGCTTCCAATCTGTTGGGAATGAGGTGCTTTCCGCCTTTGGATATTTTTCAACAGATGCCTCTGCCCCCTTATGAATCCTTCATTTGCAAACTCCCACTTATCTGTATCAATTTTGCGAAATCCCTGTATATGTGTAGATGCATCCAAAGGTAactttacaaataaatacactCAGAAACAAATTACCAATAAGCATTCATAGTCAAGATGACTAACTGTACACAAGCTCAATATCCATCGGTAAGGGGAAGAAATCACGCTACAACTAATGAGACCAGTACAATTTTACATCCGAATATGTATTCAATGCAAGACATTACATGCATAAAGCTTAGCAAATGTTGCGTCAAAGCTTAAATTCTACCTGTGAAGGAGACGGGCATTCCAATTCCACCAGTTGTCTGGTGGAGGTGTTCGTTATTGTGTACCAGATTTAGTATCTCAGCACTACTCTACAATACTAAAACAAGTCTGATGAATCACCAAGATTCAAAGAACAATACCAACCTCTAAACACAATTTTAAGAACAGTTTCAATAGAAAATATGATCCAGCAAATATAATGAATACTCATGATATGAAAATGAATCAGGTACATAGTTTCTATACAAATCGCCTCCAATTTCTACAAATTTCAGTACAAATTACATCACCAATACAGCAAATTCTTCAAGAATGTAGCttacatgaaaacaaaaataaaaagagagaaaaacagcAACATAGGAGaaaatgacaagaaaaaagcaaatagccaaaacaaacataaagaATAGTAGATATACAGACCAAGAGCATCCTAGtgatatattaaatcaatacCCACATATGTATTGAGCTGACGAACAAAGCTTGAGAAATTGTTGTGCTTGAAATTCCTTGGCAATATCATCCTCGAAAACTCTAAAGGATCCCACACCACAAAGCTATTGCCCTTCGCACCCCAAGAAATTGTCGCATCCAATGAAGGGTCATCCACCAAATCAAAAGTTTTGGACAAGAATGGTGGAATTGGAGTCTCATACAAGGACTCCAAAGGCTGCGGAATGCCCATTAAACTCTCCCCGGCCGCCGCTGCGCTCCCCGGCTCATTTCCCAACACGGCTTTGGATTCAAATCGGGTTTCAAAAGAATCGAAACTaatgaaaggagaaagagGCCGCGGCTCGGGAAATGGAGACGCCGTCGACAGCGACAAAGCGAAAGACGGCGGAGTTGGAGGCACCGTCGTATATGGCGATGGCGGTCGTATGGGAGTTGCTTCAGGCTCGCCTCCGAAAGAAAAGGGCGGCCGCGGAGGTGGAGGTTGAGGATACTGATTCCCACTATCATCAGAGTCCATTACAACTCCCCGCACTGCGAGAGTGATTAATTAGTGATTGAACGAGGTTTTCTACGCGATTTGGAGCTGAAACAGAGAGTTAATCCAGGTGGGTTTCTGCAAGAAGCTGAAAAATCTTTGGTTCGAGAAAAAATGGTCGGCGATATGAGGGCTTGCctgaatatatatacctatcGCCGACTGAAAACCAAACCCccgaaaaaaaaatcaagaaatacgCGTAAGGCGGTGGAGGTTTGTCGTTGCCCCACATCTTCCTCAACTCCAATGACATTATGTTCGAGTTTTCTCTGCAAATACTTGTCCAACAAGAAAAAtctaacacacacacacacgcacacaccatAATGCGATTTGTAGACGGCAGTTATGATGGTTTGGCGGGGGAACAGAAGACAAGTGGGGCCCAGGAAGACGAGATATTTCTTGGGATTTCGAGTACAGATGTGGTCCAGCTTGACAATGTTCTTCGTGAACAGTCCAAGATTCAGCTTTTACTGCACTGTTTGGGGTTTGAATTCGTGGGATCCTCCCCGGTCTCAGCCAATGATATTTTGTTCGAAGATAGGGGAGATCTTTGTTGGGACTCTGAGGGGCCATTCGTCAGACTTCTCAATTAAGTAAATGTTCAATGTGtgtttaagtaaaataaataatatatttattatgtaattaattatattttttaaaaaattatatattaattatattataaatatattatatttattatataattaaatctaagtTCGATTAAAATCAACGGGACTAGAAATTTTCTATGTTTTATAGTCtaaattactttaaatataACATCCATTTGTTCATTATAACAGCTTGGAACAAAGAACAAATTGTTACTTACTGGTTAAAAATTGGGAAATCTCACATTCTTTAGGCTACCGAAACAAGATTTGTTATGCTATTACCATATCTTTGTTATCTATAGAATGTGAAGTTTTTCTCAATATCTATTTTTGgagctaaaatatttacactGTAGAGAGAATTTGATAATgctttaatattctttttttacattatttctATGAGCAAACactctttattcttttcaatCATTTCAATTCTTTGAAGTTGATGGGAGTTATTATGGAACTTTTGGTCTCAATTATGTAACAATGTTTGGATATGCTCTATTTGTCATGGTAATAATGTTACCTTAACTTACGTTTCTTGGGAGAAAACATTCTATTAGTGAGCCCAAATAATAAGctctaaataattattacaatgaATAGTGGGTTAtgcaaatttttgtattacaaatcaatatcccaacaacaaatattaacAGATCTAATAATACAGAAAGGATAACAAATATAGTTATAGAATAATATCAGacaatatatgaaaataggAACAAAAAGGAGATAGTTGGCTTAAGGGACAGATCTGGTAGAGGTAGCCCACAACCACAAAAGGCCGGCAACCACACAGTGGctaaaaatccaaaatacaCCACTAAGGTCAGTGCACAAAGGACCATTTACAACCCAAATCAGATTTCCACTTAGAACCATAGAAAACCACTCAGAAAGATTTTCAGTTAGGAACTTAGTtcataaagaattattttatcagAGGAAGAGGTAGAAGATTAGTTTTTCTGATTCGATTATCCTCATCAGAAAAATCATCGGAGTATTTATAAGAGGTATGCATTGATATCAGATATAGAGAAGACGATGATGGAGAATCTAGAGAGAAGAAGGAGGGGAAGACGAGGAAAAGAGAGAGGGGGGATTAGGCTTTTAGGGTTTCATCAGCATaattgaaaagataaatataaagagatTCCGATCGGGTCAAGTGGACTCGGTGGATAGAATGGGTTGGGCCAAAGAGTGGACCAAAGAGGTGAGTGGCATGCTATCCAGGTGTATGGGTTTAGGGGGGTGCCGTGGGTTGGGCCTATCAATTTTGGTCATGGGCcacaatattttcaacattctccaccttggaccaaaaCCCCAAAAAAGGGGACCAAGTGCAGAAACCGAATCTGGCATTCATTGTTGCCATAAGGCCGAGATTGTACCtacaaaacaagaaagagaCACTTACACATATATGGGTTAGAAAATCAAGGAATAATGAAGATTTTAATTATCTTAAGTTCAAGAATACAAGGCTTTTCCTATTGGTTTCAATTTCCAATCATAACCATTTATTTCCAAGGAAGACATAATTAACAAACCATACATACCTTCTTCAGAAATCTATACAGTAATTACATTTGCAACTTCTTTATGTTTGTCATCTCTTTTGGgttttttacaatatttgataaaatgttatttttcttcacaatTATAACAACTCTTATACCAAGGTTTTTCATCCCTAGTTCTAGATTTTGAATTGCTATGACTCCTATATTTATTTCCCCTAACATGGTTTACTTCATTTTGGACCTGATTAGATATATTAGTCTTAAGGTcaatttctttactttttaaatcaTTAATAACAATATCTATGTTTACATTATTCTTACCATATTTTATAGCAGTTTTTACATCAATATAAGTTTCAGGAATaacattcaaaaaataataggaGAATAATAATCTATGTTCTTATCTCCAGTTAGTTTAATGTcctgaaataattttgtaaaatcatccaatttttttctcaacgTTCTTGGACAAATCTAGTCTATAACGGGAAAATTTTTCGAGTAAAAACAGTTTATCATGTAAAGAGGTTTCGATGTATAGTTCTTCTAATTTATtccataattcttttttgctggatcttatttttcaactttttttaaaaaaatcagacaGATTCAGAACTGTAGAAGAGTAggcatattcatcattttctaattcttttttcctcatAAACATTTTTCAGGGTATTTTCCATCAATAGTTTTAAAAAccttttgttcaattaaaatacctttctttttttattgccaaatagaaaaattaaaattttccataaaaaatttgcaaattataacaaaccattacaataaaaaaataacaacaacaaatgCAGTAAGATATTAATGAGGCAGAAGAATAACactaaagtaataaattagtatgatacatacaaaataaatactaatcatgacaaaattattttaaactgaacgaaaattattaactaactaatttataaaattaacaacacgTGAAAGAGAAGTTATTTACTAGCTCACATGTGATCTATTAGAAGATTTTCCTGCTATGCATACACGTCAACACAAAGTATACCATTTATAAGTAAGAGACCAAGTAGTTAAAGAAAGACGACATAATCTTGAGACACTTTTCAACATCTTTTTAAGCACACAttgtatgaaattttcatatgtCTACTCattttgagatatttttttgattttttatttattttccatttaaaaatattattaatttaactattaaaatgctaatatttttcttacagGTTAGTCGttcaattttctcaatatCATCTTCagttatattcattttttgcaTTAGGACAAGGTAAGAGTTAGCCCAACCCACTTTGGACTTTCTCGGCCCATAATATATCATCTCCGCCGGCCCACTCACACAACGTGAACGTCTCTTTTTGTCACCGGGCCTTTGCTTTTTCATCGTCTTTTTACTGTAAATTTGGGCGCGTCGTCGGCTCTTCccaaaatttcaatcatcGTTCGACCCGAAAAAACCCTATCGCTCTCTCTTTCTATCTCGGGCCCCTCCATCGCATACTCCCGGAGACAAAATCGCGAGTTGTACTCTATGATACGAGCTTGATATTTTGTTACTCTGTGTAGCTTCGGTTGTACCGTTTGGAAAATCTTTTTGTGTGCATATAGATTCCAATTTGGCACAGTCGAAGTTAGGGTTTCTTggttttgtaacttttttgggttattttttcaattggaaGTGTTTTTGATACTGATTAGTGAATTGTGTTACGATTTCTGTAAATCGTTCTTTTCTTTGCTCTGTGGAGTGACTGTAGTAGTATAGGGTTAAAGATGAACAATTGGATTATTGGTTTAGGGTCTTTGTGATTTGTGGTGGAGATGGAGAGTACCCGCAGACCGTTTGATAGATCTCTTTCAAAAGAACCGGGACTGAAGAAACCCAGGCTCAGCGAGGACCCTGTAGCAGCCGATCGAATCTCCAATGGCCGTGCCGGATTTCCTCAACGGTCTGCAGTTTCAAACTCTGGCGGTGGAGCCTCGAGACCTCAGAGGGACAGGGATTCTGAGAGTACAGATTCTGTGCGGGGGCCCTACCAACTCCAGTCCGGTCAGCAGTTGCATCAGGAGCTGGTGACTCAGTACAAGACTGCGCTAGCTGAGCTGACTTTCAACTCGAAGCCAATAATAACTAACTTGACAATTATTGCCGGTGAGAATTTGAATGCGGCCAAGGCCATTGCAGCCACTGTCTGTGCCAATATTCTCGAGGTGACTGTGATTCTTATCTTCTGCCGGTAGTATTTACTGCTATGTGACACTAGTCAAATTGTAAAGATTTACAATTGTATAGTTGCAGTTAATGGAGTTCTTTGCTATAATGAAAAAGAGAGTTGTGGGTTAGAAAGTGCCAGTTTGTATCTTTTTGCTTTTGCTTCAAAATTCATCTAGTCCCACATTAGCGCCAGTTCTTTTTACTATTTGAATTGAGATGTGGGGTGATCATCTCTGAAAGATCACTTGATTGACATTTGGCTAATTGTTTCCACTAGCAATACTAGTTATAATGCGAGTGAACTGGGATTCTAATGTAATGCTTCTTTTATAATGTTTGTCACCAAGTACCTACATTTGTTCATAGCCGCATTATATTGTCATTTCTTAAGAAAAATCCTTATTTCCTTCACCTAAATGGTTGATGTCGAATCTATTTGATAGCGGTGCACTTCTGATCCATCATTACCATTGTTTTATGATTGTTTAGTTGCATAACCTAAACTAAAGTTCCTCCTCATTTTGCACATAACTGATAGCAATGCCATTTTGTTTGAATCATACAAGTTTTGTTATACTTTCTCTTCAACTGAGGGCTCTTTTTGCCTCTTGTTTTGAGGGCTTTCTGCAGTCTCCTGTAGTGGCAGTTGATCATATTTGACGCCATATGGATGAATTTTCATTGTAGACTTGCTTGTATTATGGTCACATTATAAAGGCGCTGATTCTCTATCCTTGTAATGTACCTTTTAGTCGTCATAACATTCCTTGGGTCTTGaagtaaaattcttttaagGTGTGGTTGACGCCTGTCATTGTGATAATTGTTCAAGGTCAAAGAAACTGTACATTCATTCATGagttgattaaaataaattggacATTCCATGGTTATCAATCATACTTTTCATGCCCGAGGCTTTCTTATGTGATTCTTTCATCTACTATTCTGGTTTTTAAAGAGGAAGCTGACAGTCAGAATGGTAAAGATTCAATTATGCATTTGATGGCGATGGCTTATGTCTCaaattatcaaagaaaaatttagaagAGCTTTTGTATGGACCAGTTATCAGATTCAATTGGGAGAACCATTAATGGGGTCTATGTAGGATGTTGTCTATCATTTTCTGGTCCTTGGATGAAACTCaggattttgaaaaattgatatttggaGATTTGGTTTTCTGTCATTTACCTCCCATTTCTGTTTTTTCTGCACTATATGTTTTGTGCCTAGTGTTTGTTTCAGTTATCACAAAGCATCTCCAAACTTCGATGAGTATTATGCCTGATTCCTGGAAATCATTTGCAGGTTCCAAGTGAGCAAAAACTGCCTTCgctatatttattagacagcATTGTGAAGAACATTGGGAGGGATTATATAAAGTACTTTGCCTCCAGATTACCTGAGGTCAGATATTGtaaatatcttttctttcttatctTTACTAGAGAAAAAGTTGGATCACTAGTCCTTGTACACGGTGTATAACTATCTTCTAATTAGTCCATTTTAGATGGGAATAAATGAAGactcctaattttttttcccttctttctAAGGGGGAAGTGCCTATTTGATGcttttgtattgatttttcCTTTATCATTCATAATCGTCCCTTTTCGTATGCATTTTCCAGGTCTTTATTAAGGCATATAAACAGGTTGATCCCACCGTACATCCTGGTATGCGCCACCTTTTCGGCACCT
This DNA window, taken from Sesamum indicum cultivar Zhongzhi No. 13 unplaced genomic scaffold, S_indicum_v1.0 scaffold00165, whole genome shotgun sequence, encodes the following:
- the LOC105179552 gene encoding heat stress transcription factor A-3-like, translated to MDSDDSGNQYPQPPPPRPPFSFGGEPEATPIRPPSPYTTVPPTPPSFALSLSTASPFPEPRPLSPFISFDSFETRFESKAVLGNEPGSAAAAGESLMGIPQPLESLYETPIPPFLSKTFDLVDDPSLDATISWGAKGNSFVVWDPLEFSRMILPRNFKHNNFSSFVRQLNTYGFRKIDTDKWEFANEGFIRGQRHLLKNIQRRKAPHSQQIGSSSGSSNEAAKAAMEGEIELLRKERSSMMQEVVELQHQQRGTFQHMEMVNAKLQAAEKRQKQMVSFLGKIFQNPSFLARLQETGEQKGITSPRATRKFVKHQAHEAGSSGSPKGQIVRYRHEFGSSHTMPFAPLDSVPVTGKQLDIHTSQDTGDNPDFGTENLHFQVEDIAQDELAMLHDFISTPEQAEPVPTLATIDPHLKGKGIVDPQPVSMPEYFVSFPEDLMKEKSGHELSISGIEGMVMEDSFWGTGFGASAGMSSSTTELWSTINSFDEPELGALSDVWDIGSLRPAESSGIGIRPDEESPSIENQDTQHRDDSSNKRDQ